Below is a window of Clostridiales bacterium DNA.
CTGTCATCCGTATTGCGGAGGAACAGGAGAATACCGGCCAGCACGATAGCCGCAAGGATGATCAGTACCGCGGCTTTGATGATAATTCGTTTGTTCACTTTCGTCCCGCTCCTTTACGTCAGCGGTGGTTGATGGTGAATGGGCAGTTATTTCTTTTTCTTTCCGTCCTCGCCCTCCCGGCGGTAATAGGCGTTGCCGTACTTGCCGTAATGGCCGTACTTGCTGTATCCGTATTTGCCGCCGTAGCTGTAATACTTCTTGGTGCTCAGGCGGTCCATGGCAACCTTGTTCAGCACGCATCCCAGGATCGGGGTGCCGGTGCGTTCCATCTGCTGCTTGGCTTCCTGCAGGGCGCGGCGGTGGGTCTTGCTGTATTCAAGCACCAGGATGCTGCCGTCGCAGCTCTTGGCGATTTCCGCCGCGTCGATGACCAGGCCCACCGGCGGGGCGTCGATGACCACCAGGTCAAACGTCTCGCTCAGCGTTTCCACCAGGTGGTCAAAGTCCGGCGTGGCAATCAGGGAAAGAGGCGCCTGCACGTCCGTGCCGATTGGGATGAAGAAGACGTTCGGCAGGTCGGTTTCGTATACAACCTCATCGATGGAGCACTGGCCGCTGAGGAGGTGGGCCAGGCCCATCCCGCTCCCCTGCAGCTGGATGCCGTAGTGGGCGTTCATGACGGAGAGCCGGAGGTCCGCGTCCATCAGGACCACCTTCTGGCCGCGGCGGGCCATATTCTGCACGATCTGGAAGGCAACAAAGCTTTTGCCGTCATTCGGCTCACAGCTGGTAACGACAATCTTTTTGATGTTTCTGCCGGAGAAGGTCAGGTTGGAACAGATGGTGTTCATGGCTTCGGAACCGGCGTAGTCCAGCGCGGCGTTGGCGCTGATCACGGCTTTCAGCATCTGTTATTCCCCCTTTCCGGTTTTCCGGCTGCTCCGCTGCCCGTAGGCCGACGGAGGCGGGCCGTTTTTCGCGTTGTGTTCAAAATCCTGCAGCGGGATCATGCCGAGCGTGGTCAGTCCGCCCACCTTGGCGATATCCTCCGTGGTGAGGATCCGATCATCGCTGAAGTGCTTGATGGCGATGATCGCCATGGCTAGCAGGGCACCAAGCAGGAAACCGATGATCACGGTCCGGGGTTTCTGCGGGCTCACCGGCTTGTCGGGCAGGCGGGCTTCCTCAAACATGTTCGGCTCGCGCATGTCCATCTTGGCCGCGATGAATTCCCGGGCCACCTGGGCGTAGGTATCGGCAAGCAGCTTGGCTTCCCGCGGATCCGGGGATTTGATCTGCACATACAGCACGTGGGTATTGCTCGGGTTGGATACGCTCAGCATGCTGGACAGTTTTGAATATGAGTAATTCAGGTTCAGGCGCTTGTCCACCAGTTCATGCACATGCCAGTTCTTGAACACTTCCTGGTAGTCGGCCGCCAGGTTTGTGCCGATCTGCAGGTCGCTCAGGGAGATGGCGGTATCGGAGCCAACGATATAGATCTTGGCCGTCGCCTGGTAGATTGGGGTCACCGCGTATTGCACGTAACCAAACGCGATAGCCGCACCCAGGATGGCGGTCAGGAGGATCCAGTGGATTTTTTCGAGGAAGTGCAGCGCCAGCTCCGCCAGGTCGATCTCAAATACATCATCATTTTCCTTGGCGGGAGCGGCCGCCTGGGCGGCCGGCGCCTGTACTTTTTTCACTTCGTTGGTCTCGTTTCTTGCCATCCGGCATCTCCTTCCGTTCTTCGGGGGAAAACAGCCGCCGGTTCATCCGGCGACACAATTTCATATTCCACCCATGTTTTCACCAGCATTTTGGCAAAGGGAACCTCAATCTGCATTCGGCGTGCCCGGTGGTCCACCTTGCGGATGACAGCGTCCAGGCCGGAGAAGGCTCCTTCCGTCAGCCGGATCCGTTGGTCCTTCTCGTAGACCGGCGTTTTGCCGATCACGCCGTTCATCTGCAGGATCATCAGGGCAAATGTTTCGTCGCTTCCCGTGAGCATGTAGTCCTGTTCCGATGTCTTCAGGCACCGGAGCACGCCCGGGATGTAGCGGCACTGGGATATGTCCGTGGGTTCTTCGCAGTAAAGGAACAGGTACCCGGGAAGCAGGTCCCGGGGGCGGTCCACCATCTTTCCGTTCTGCCAGGTGTGCTGGATCTGCCGCGGCGAAATCACCAGGCATCCCAGCCGTTGTGTTACCTCGTGTGCCACATAGCGGCATTTGGCCGTTTCGCAGAAGAGGCAGTATGTGTACATCTCCGTTCCTCCTGAAAAGCATAGCTCCGCTGCGGGCGGCGGATTTCCCCGTCGTCCTTCCTGAAAACACACGTAAACGGAACGGCTGTCCGGCAAGTGTCATCGGTCCAGCTTCACCGTCCGTGGATACCCCGGCGCTGGCGGAAAGCTTCCCTGCCTTTCCTGTTTTCTGATCACTCGGATTTCCGTGCTTGTAACCCAATCCATATCAATATGTAATTATATCCGAAACCTTTGTGGAAAGCAATTCATTTCTTATATTATGGTCAATCAAATTGGGCCATAAAATCCATACTTTTCAACATGTACATAACTTGATTGATCCCGGTGCATGAAAAATACAATAATCCGGCCAGGTTTGCACCGTTTCAGCAGGAATCCGGTGAAAAAGATTTGACTTGGAGTATACTCGAACGTGTACGATACAGGAAAGCGGATAAACGAATATGGGCAGGAGGAATACAGGAATGGAAAAAGTCAGGTGGGGTGTCCTCGGTACGGCGGATATCGCCCGGGGGGCGACGATTCCCGGGATGCTGCAGGCGGAGAATTGTGAGCTTTGGGCGGTCGCCGGGCGGAGCCCGGAAAAGGCACAGGCTTTCCGGGATCAGTTTGGATTCCGGAAGGCTTACGGAAGCTATGAGGAACTGCTGGCTGATCCGGAAGTGGAGGCGGTCTATATTCCCCTGCCCAACGACCTGCACTGTGAATGGTCCGTCCGGGCGCTGCAGGCCGGGAAGCACGTCCTGTGCGAGAAACCCCTGGCGGTTTCCGAAGAGCAGGTCAAATGGATGTTCGATGCGGCGGAAAAAAGCGGCGTATACCTGATGGAAGCCTTCGCGTACCTCCACAGCCCGTTTGTGCAGGCGGTGAAAGCGGAGCTGGATTCGGGAGTCATCGGGGATATCCGGTACATGGAATCTGCGTTTATCACCGGCCGCCGGCCGGATACCGATATCCGCCTGCGGAAGGAAACCTGCGGCGGGGCGATGTATGACCTGGGCTGCTACGCGGTCAGCATGGCCATGTGGATGATTGGGAAAGAGCCGGATGACGTCCGGGCATCTGCCCAGTTCTCCCCGAAGGGAATCGACCTGTTTACCTCCGCCCTGCTGCTGTACAATGACGAATCCGTCGCGGCGCTGGACTGCGGCATGCTGCTGCCCCACGGGCGGCTGGACCGGTTCCGCATCTTTGGGGCGAAAGGAACGATTGTCTCCCCCGTGGAGTTCAACCAGAGCGGGGAAATCCCATATACCGTCATCCGGGACGGGGTTTCGGAAACGAAGACCGTTTCCGTGCGGGATAACTATACCCTGGAAGTAGAGCAGCTCGGCCGCTGCGTCCGTGGGCTGGAAAAGCCCCATGTATCCCGGGAGTTCTCCCTGCTGGTGGCCCGGGTCACCGACCGGATCCTGGCGGAAATCGGATACTGATCTTAGTAAAGCAAGTGCGGGTGCCCTTTCGGGCACCCGCATTGTTGTTTTGGGTCTGTTGTTCAGTTGAATACCGCGCCGCATTCCTCGGTCAGTTTCACCGGATCCAGGAAACTGAAGTTTTTGTGCAGCAGCTGCTCCCGGCGGTACACGGCGTCCATCACGGTTTCGCCTTTCCAGGAGGCAGTGACGCGGACCTCGCTCACTGGCAGGCAGGCCAGCAGGTCCCGGGCGATGCGGACGCCCATGGCGGAGAGGTACTGCTTCGCGTTCTTCTCCATGTGCTCGTCCTTGCCGGTAAACATCGCCTCCAGGCGGTCCGGATCCGGCGCGCGCATGCTGATGCCGTGGGCGTACTCCATCAGTTCACCCAACGGGTTTGCCTTCCGCAGGACTTCCGTATAGGCGGTCAGGTCGCCGTTCAGCACCGCTTCCGCATGCTGATGGTAAAACTCCCACAGGTGCTGGGGGGTCAGTCCGTCCGTCGGCCATTCATGGGCCAGGGCATCGGTCCATTCAATCGTTTCATCCGCGGTCATCCACAGATTTTCGATGCCGATCTTCGGCTTTTTGACAACCACCTTGGCCGGTTTCGCTTCCTGCTTCTTCGGTTCGGGAACCACATCCTCCGGCGGTTCCCGCCACAAGTCAGACGCGATGGCCTTCATGCGCCGCAGCAGTTCGCTGGCGTCGGCGGGGGACATGTTGTTTCCCTTGTTTTCGTCTGCCATTACGCGTCCTCTCCTTCCCTGCGGCAGCGTACACTCGGCGGATTGGCCGCCGTGTCGAATCCCTCGATGACAATCTTCGCGTCGCCGGTAATCTCATTGTCAAACAGCCAGCGGCTGAGGGGGTTGATCAGCAGGCTTTCCACCTGGTTACCGATACCCCGGCCGCCGTTGGACAGGTCGAAGGTGGCCGCTTCCTCCAGGCTCTTGTAAGCGAAGTCCTCGATGCGGATGGAGATGTTCTTCTGTTCCCGCAGGTTCCGGGTAATCTTGTTCACCTGGGCCTGGAGGATCAGGTCGGCTGCTTCCTTGCGGATATAGTCGAACACCACGATGTTTTCGCCAATCCGGTTCAGGATCTCCGGCCGTCCCAGTTCCAGCTTGAAGTAGTCCTCAATCGCGCTGCGCACGCGGGCCTGCACTTCGGAATACGGCATATCCATGGTCACATTGGGCTCACGGTTGCCGAAGGCATCCTTGACGTAGATGCCCAGGTTGCTGGTGAAGATGATGATCGTTTCGGAGAAATACACCGTATTCCCCTGCCCGTCCGTCATGCGGCCGTCTTCCAGGATCTGCAGGAATTTATCCAGGATCGTGGAATGGGCTTTTTCAATTTCATCAAACAGCAGGATACAGAAGGGGTTCTTCTTCACCGCGTTGGTCAGCTGGCCGCCCGCTTCATACCCGACGTATCCGGGAGGTGCGCCCATCAGCTTCTGGTCGGAATGGCTCTGGCCGTATTCGCTCATGTCGAACCGGATACAGGTGCTCTCGTCACCGAACAGTTTCTCTGCCAGCGCTTTGGCCGTCTCGGTCTTTCCGGTACCGGTCGGGCCGGCAAAGAACAGCACGCCCTTCGGCTTTCCGGTGGAGGAGGAGTTCAGTCCGTTCATGCCGGTCACTGCGCGCTTGACCACGTCCAGCGTGCGTTCCAGCGCGGTGTCCTGCCCCTTGATCCGCTTTTCAAAGTCCGCCTTGGCGGTCTTCAGGCTCCTGACGCTCAGTGTGCTCCAGGGGTTTTCCTTGATGCCGTATTTGTACAGGTCCACAATGGAACAGAGGTCGCGGATTGGCGTTTCTTCCTTTTTGCACAGCATCCGCATTTCGTCCAGTTCCGTGAAGGTCATGCCCTCGGTCAAGCCGACAAACCGTTCCTTGATCCGCTCCAGGTCCTCCGGATATTCCGTGTAGTACGGCATATCCCGCCGGTAGACGGTGCCGGAGAAGAAGGACGCGAAGTTCGTCCCGGTCATCATGCGCTTCCGTTCCTCGCGGTCCGGCGCTTCCAGCTGCAGGATCTTGCACACCGGGTTGTTCAGGTAGAACCACGCCGGCAGGTCGTTCAGCTTGTTCACCAGCAGGATCAGCAGGTTCTGCTTCTTCCCGTGGGCAGTGCGGACCCAGGAGGCGCTCAGCGCGCTCTGCATCAGGATGTTGAAGCTGTTCACGTCCGCCTGGTCCATCCGTTCCGGGGTGGTGATGTAGTGGCTGGCCATCTCCATGATGGTCACCGTGGCCGCCTTCTGCTGGGACATGGCCCGGCGGATGACGTTCGGCGCGGTGTTGGCGCCGTTTCCCTTGAACTCCGCCTGGACCGCGCCGGACCTGACCTCCGTGTCCGTCAGGTTGGCAAACCGTTCCAGCATGGAGGGGTCATAGGGGCTCATAAAGCCCAGCAGGTTGCTGTAGAACAGCACCTGGTCATATCCCTGGTCGGAAAAATAGGCATGCAGGTAGCGGCTCAGCGGGATGATCTCGTCCTGCCGGACGGATCCGTCCACCGGATACCGGTACTGGTCGGTGATGTTCCCTTCCAGGATCAGCAGGGGTTTGATCGCGCTGAACAGTTCCAGCTCCCTGTGCCATTTCGGAATCAATGCTTCCACACCTGGTCCTCTCCTTTTATCTGTTGTTTCTGTCCGGGTACGCCTTCGGCGCCTCCGGCGAACCGTCCGTGTTCCGTTTCACGGCTTTCCCCGTGCCGGAAGGAAGATACGGCATCACCAGCCGGGCATATCCGGTTTCATCGTCACCGACGACCGACATGATCGTATCCGGGGTGTCATACGCCATGGCGTCCAGGACGGCCTCCGCCTGTTCCGCCGGTATCCGCAGCGGCTGGTAGTTGTTCACCGGCGCTTCGGAGCTGGTATACCCGGGATACAGGATCATCTGCTGCCCGGTATAATTGCCGTCATCGTCAAAATAAAGCTTGGCCTGCACCACCAGGCAGTACAGGGAGGTCGGTTCCCGGCCCCCGTCCCGCGGATAGAGCACGGATTTGATTTCCCGGTTCCCGCCAAAGACAAAGTTTCCCAGTGAGTAGAAAATCGACCGGTTGTCCAGGATCCGCATGCCCTGCACCACATGGGAGTGGTGCATCACCACCACGTCCGCGCCGGCTTCCACAAACGCTTTTCCCCGGCTTTCCTGCACGGAATTGTGTTTCGGGTCGTATTCGTTGCCGTTGTGGAACAGGACGACGGTTGCGTTCACCTCGCCCGCCGTTTCCATGTCCGCCATTTTCTTCCGCATCCGGTCTCCGATGGTGTTCGACAGCGCATAGTCCATCGAGAAAACAGCGATCCGGATCCCGTCCTTTTCCAGGATATGGTAATCCATTCCCCGGGCCCAGCCGATCCCGGCATCTTCCAGGGCTTTTTGGGTGCTTTCCATTCCCCGGGCACCGAAGTCGGAGGTGTGGTTATTGGCCAGCCCGGCCACCTCCACCGACCCGGCCTTCAGGATGCCGGTGAAATCCACCGGCCCGCGGAAGCGGTACCGCTTGGAGGTCTTTTCCCCGTTCGCGCTGTCCGAAAAAACGCCCTCCAGGTTGATGATCGTGGCATCGTCCGCCTCAAACATTTCCCGGAAGTTGGCAAAAAAATAGTCATACCCGTATTTTTCGGCATACGCGTGCAGGGAGTCCTCCTGCGTCCGCCGCGCTTCCTCGCTGCCGATCGTGCAGTCCCCCGTGAATGTCAGGGTGATCACGCGGTCTGCATATGCGCTGCCGGATGCCAGGCACACCGCTGCGAAAACGGCGGCCGCCAGGCGCCGGATGGTCTTGCTTCCAGGTTTCATCTGCGATCCTCTCTCCGGTCCTTATTCTTCCCCGAACCCTTCAAAGCGCCTGCACCAGGTATATTTGCTGATGGCGCTGGGGCATGCGCCCTGGCAGTAGGTTCCCAGGATATCCCGGATGTAGGACGGCAGGCTGTGGTTGTATTTCACTTCCAGGATGATCTCGTTGTTGTTGAACGGGGGGATCGTCGGCACATAGGGGTCGAACAGTTCCTTGCTGTACAGCCCGGTGCGCAGCTGTTTGTCAAATGTGATCCGGACCTCTTCCGCGGGATGCAGGTATGCTTCCCGCACATAGTCCACCAGCACCACCGGCCGCAGCAGGTTCACCGTCATTTCCCGGTACATGTCGTTCAGCAGTCCGCTCCGGGTCGTCTCCAGCCCGGTCGGATCGCCGGCCATCAGCTGCTCGCACAGCAGCCGCGGGATGCTGATGCTCCGCTTGGAAATCAGGGTTCCGACCTTGGTTTTGCACTCCAGCTTGATCACCTTGTCGCTGAAGTTGTAAATCCGGATCCGGTACTTGTCGC
It encodes the following:
- a CDS encoding CapA family protein — its product is MKPGSKTIRRLAAAVFAAVCLASGSAYADRVITLTFTGDCTIGSEEARRTQEDSLHAYAEKYGYDYFFANFREMFEADDATIINLEGVFSDSANGEKTSKRYRFRGPVDFTGILKAGSVEVAGLANNHTSDFGARGMESTQKALEDAGIGWARGMDYHILEKDGIRIAVFSMDYALSNTIGDRMRKKMADMETAGEVNATVVLFHNGNEYDPKHNSVQESRGKAFVEAGADVVVMHHSHVVQGMRILDNRSIFYSLGNFVFGGNREIKSVLYPRDGGREPTSLYCLVVQAKLYFDDDGNYTGQQMILYPGYTSSEAPVNNYQPLRIPAEQAEAVLDAMAYDTPDTIMSVVGDDETGYARLVMPYLPSGTGKAVKRNTDGSPEAPKAYPDRNNR
- a CDS encoding Gfo/Idh/MocA family oxidoreductase; this encodes MEKVRWGVLGTADIARGATIPGMLQAENCELWAVAGRSPEKAQAFRDQFGFRKAYGSYEELLADPEVEAVYIPLPNDLHCEWSVRALQAGKHVLCEKPLAVSEEQVKWMFDAAEKSGVYLMEAFAYLHSPFVQAVKAELDSGVIGDIRYMESAFITGRRPDTDIRLRKETCGGAMYDLGCYAVSMAMWMIGKEPDDVRASAQFSPKGIDLFTSALLLYNDESVAALDCGMLLPHGRLDRFRIFGAKGTIVSPVEFNQSGEIPYTVIRDGVSETKTVSVRDNYTLEVEQLGRCVRGLEKPHVSREFSLLVARVTDRILAEIGY
- a CDS encoding AAA family ATPase: MEALIPKWHRELELFSAIKPLLILEGNITDQYRYPVDGSVRQDEIIPLSRYLHAYFSDQGYDQVLFYSNLLGFMSPYDPSMLERFANLTDTEVRSGAVQAEFKGNGANTAPNVIRRAMSQQKAATVTIMEMASHYITTPERMDQADVNSFNILMQSALSASWVRTAHGKKQNLLILLVNKLNDLPAWFYLNNPVCKILQLEAPDREERKRMMTGTNFASFFSGTVYRRDMPYYTEYPEDLERIKERFVGLTEGMTFTELDEMRMLCKKEETPIRDLCSIVDLYKYGIKENPWSTLSVRSLKTAKADFEKRIKGQDTALERTLDVVKRAVTGMNGLNSSSTGKPKGVLFFAGPTGTGKTETAKALAEKLFGDESTCIRFDMSEYGQSHSDQKLMGAPPGYVGYEAGGQLTNAVKKNPFCILLFDEIEKAHSTILDKFLQILEDGRMTDGQGNTVYFSETIIIFTSNLGIYVKDAFGNREPNVTMDMPYSEVQARVRSAIEDYFKLELGRPEILNRIGENIVVFDYIRKEAADLILQAQVNKITRNLREQKNISIRIEDFAYKSLEEAATFDLSNGGRGIGNQVESLLINPLSRWLFDNEITGDAKIVIEGFDTAANPPSVRCRREGEDA
- a CDS encoding chain-length determining protein, translated to MARNETNEVKKVQAPAAQAAAPAKENDDVFEIDLAELALHFLEKIHWILLTAILGAAIAFGYVQYAVTPIYQATAKIYIVGSDTAISLSDLQIGTNLAADYQEVFKNWHVHELVDKRLNLNYSYSKLSSMLSVSNPSNTHVLYVQIKSPDPREAKLLADTYAQVAREFIAAKMDMREPNMFEEARLPDKPVSPQKPRTVIIGFLLGALLAMAIIAIKHFSDDRILTTEDIAKVGGLTTLGMIPLQDFEHNAKNGPPPSAYGQRSSRKTGKGE
- a CDS encoding polyphosphate polymerase domain-containing protein, yielding MAMNSLPLRHELKYFINERQYFVLSGVLDSILSRDPNGDEYNEYHIRSLYFDTAFNNALFDKLNGVQNRDKYRIRIYNFSDKVIKLECKTKVGTLISKRSISIPRLLCEQLMAGDPTGLETTRSGLLNDMYREMTVNLLRPVVLVDYVREAYLHPAEEVRITFDKQLRTGLYSKELFDPYVPTIPPFNNNEIILEVKYNHSLPSYIRDILGTYCQGACPSAISKYTWCRRFEGFGEE
- a CDS encoding CpsD/CapB family tyrosine-protein kinase, whose protein sequence is MLKAVISANAALDYAGSEAMNTICSNLTFSGRNIKKIVVTSCEPNDGKSFVAFQIVQNMARRGQKVVLMDADLRLSVMNAHYGIQLQGSGMGLAHLLSGQCSIDEVVYETDLPNVFFIPIGTDVQAPLSLIATPDFDHLVETLSETFDLVVIDAPPVGLVIDAAEIAKSCDGSILVLEYSKTHRRALQEAKQQMERTGTPILGCVLNKVAMDRLSTKKYYSYGGKYGYSKYGHYGKYGNAYYRREGEDGKKKK